A part of Thermotoga petrophila RKU-1 genomic DNA contains:
- a CDS encoding OsmC family protein codes for MQARWIGNMMFHVRTDSNHDVLMDAKEEVGGKDAAPRPLELVLTGLMGCTGMDVVSILKKMKVIDQMKDFRIEIEYERAEEHPRIFTRVHLKYIFKFDGEPPKDKVEKAVQLSQEKYCSVSAILKCSSKVTYEIVYEN; via the coding sequence ATGCAAGCACGATGGATAGGGAATATGATGTTTCATGTAAGAACGGACTCGAATCATGATGTTCTCATGGATGCAAAAGAAGAGGTCGGGGGAAAGGACGCTGCTCCCCGACCTCTTGAGCTCGTTCTCACCGGACTCATGGGATGTACTGGCATGGACGTGGTTTCAATTTTGAAAAAAATGAAAGTGATTGATCAGATGAAAGATTTCAGGATAGAAATTGAGTACGAACGCGCGGAAGAACATCCTCGCATATTCACCAGAGTGCACCTGAAGTACATCTTCAAGTTCGATGGAGAGCCCCCGAAGGACAAGGTTGAGAAAGCCGTTCAGCTCTCCCAGGAGAAATATTGCAGTGTCTCTGCCATTTTGAAGTGCTCTTCGAAGGTAACTTACGAGATCGTTTACGAGAATTGA
- the trmB gene encoding tRNA (guanosine(46)-N7)-methyltransferase TrmB codes for MVVTEYELKPQNFPRFPLDWSEIFGRKAKIVVEVGFGNGEFLTELARRHPEKDFVGFELSITSFVKAQKKFKRYNLKNVRLVKVDARFGLRELFPDSSVEKVYINFPCPWPKKRHEDRRITSYDFLQTLSAVLEMDGTVEFATDEEWYAREVLDTFESSEYFVVDVFEENFRRDVETRYERKWKSQGKKTYLIVARKVKSGIVKRLMEGENNMAHSVFEGNVTWEKLKELEGKVFKDENKIFVVKKVYRDNDYLLKVISTDEGGFQQMYYLNLSGRDGKWVLIFKEGRNMKVRVDADACIGCGVCENLCPDVFQLGDDGKAKVLQPETDLPCAKDAADSCPTGAISVEE; via the coding sequence GTGGTTGTAACAGAATACGAACTGAAACCTCAAAACTTTCCCAGATTCCCTCTCGACTGGTCTGAAATATTCGGCAGGAAAGCGAAGATAGTGGTTGAGGTTGGTTTTGGAAACGGGGAATTCCTGACAGAACTTGCAAGAAGGCATCCGGAAAAAGACTTCGTTGGTTTTGAGCTATCCATCACTTCCTTCGTAAAAGCACAGAAAAAGTTCAAAAGGTACAATCTGAAAAATGTTCGACTTGTGAAGGTAGATGCCAGGTTTGGTCTGAGAGAACTGTTTCCCGACAGCAGTGTGGAAAAGGTCTACATCAACTTTCCATGTCCATGGCCAAAGAAAAGACACGAAGATCGAAGAATCACCAGCTATGACTTTCTCCAAACGCTCTCTGCTGTCCTGGAGATGGATGGCACGGTGGAGTTTGCAACCGATGAAGAATGGTACGCACGGGAAGTTTTAGACACTTTCGAGAGTTCAGAGTATTTTGTCGTAGATGTGTTCGAAGAGAACTTCAGAAGAGATGTAGAAACCCGCTACGAAAGAAAGTGGAAGTCTCAAGGGAAGAAGACCTATCTGATCGTCGCAAGAAAAGTGAAGAGTGGAATTGTAAAAAGACTGATGGAGGGTGAAAACAACATGGCTCACAGTGTGTTCGAAGGCAATGTCACCTGGGAAAAGCTGAAAGAACTGGAAGGAAAGGTGTTCAAAGATGAAAACAAGATCTTCGTCGTGAAAAAGGTGTACAGAGACAACGATTATCTTCTGAAGGTGATCTCCACTGACGAAGGAGGTTTCCAGCAAATGTACTATCTCAATCTTTCCGGAAGAGACGGCAAATGGGTTTTGATTTTCAAGGAGGGACGAAACATGAAGGTAAGAGTTGACGCAGATGCCTGCATTGGATGTGGAGTTTGTGAGAATCTCTGTCCTGACGTTTTCCAGCTCGGTGACGATGGAAAGGCAAAGGTCCTCCAGCCTGAAACGGATCTTCCCTGTGCAAAGGACGCCGCTGACAGCTGTCCAACCGGAGCTATCAGCGTGGAAGAGTGA
- a CDS encoding lytic transglycosylase domain-containing protein — protein sequence MRSFFLCFLLVLVFIANLYRLFPDDYYDFISKNSDDLDPLLIQSIIWVESSFDRNAVSSLGALGLMQIMPSTAVWLKKKFSLEEDFKDPEGNIIYGIVYLRFLKDLYGDLDKAIMAYNIGPTALDEGRNLDSARRYLKKVKRTYLIYRFLYNER from the coding sequence GTGAGGAGTTTTTTCCTGTGCTTTCTGCTTGTTCTTGTGTTTATAGCGAATCTCTACAGATTGTTCCCAGATGATTATTACGATTTCATATCCAAAAATTCCGATGATCTCGATCCTCTTCTCATTCAAAGTATCATATGGGTGGAGAGCAGTTTTGACAGAAACGCGGTTTCTTCGCTGGGAGCCCTTGGTCTCATGCAGATCATGCCTTCAACGGCCGTCTGGTTGAAAAAGAAATTTTCTCTGGAGGAGGATTTCAAGGATCCAGAGGGAAACATAATCTACGGAATCGTTTATCTGAGATTTTTGAAAGATCTGTACGGGGATCTCGACAAAGCTATCATGGCTTACAACATAGGGCCAACTGCTCTGGACGAAGGAAGAAATCTGGACAGTGCGAGAAGATACTTGAAAAAAGTGAAGAGGACCTATCTCATATACCGTTTCCTCTACAATGAGAGGTGA
- a CDS encoding iron-containing alcohol dehydrogenase family protein: MWEFYMPTDVFFGEKILEKKGSIIDILGKRALVVTGKSSSKKNGSLDDLRKLLNETGISYEIFDEVEENPSFDNVMKAVERYRNDSFDFVVGLGGGSPMDFAKAVAVLLKEKDLSVEDLYDREKVKHWLPVVEIPTTAGTGSEVTPYSILTDPEGNKRGCTLMFPVYAFLDPGYTYFMSDKLALSTGVDALSHAVEGFLSRKSTPPSDALAIEAMKIIHRNLPKAIEGNREARKKMFVASCLAGMVIAQTGTTLAHALGYPLTVEKGIKHGKATGMVLPFVMEVMKEEIPEKVTTVNHIFGGSLLRFLKELGLYEKVTVSSEELEKWVEKGSKAKHLTNTPGTFTPEKIRNIYREALGV, encoded by the coding sequence ATGTGGGAATTCTACATGCCCACAGATGTCTTTTTTGGAGAAAAGATCCTCGAAAAAAAAGGAAGCATAATAGATATTCTTGGAAAAAGGGCCCTGGTGGTGACCGGTAAATCTTCTTCGAAGAAGAATGGATCCCTTGATGATCTGAGAAAGCTTCTCAACGAAACAGGAATATCCTACGAGATTTTCGATGAAGTCGAGGAGAATCCGTCTTTCGATAACGTCATGAAAGCTGTTGAGAGGTACAGAAACGATTCTTTCGATTTTGTCGTGGGACTCGGTGGAGGAAGTCCAATGGATTTCGCCAAAGCGGTGGCCGTGCTTTTGAAAGAAAAAGATCTTTCCGTTGAAGATCTGTACGATAGAGAAAAAGTGAAGCACTGGCTTCCAGTTGTGGAGATACCGACCACCGCCGGAACGGGTAGTGAGGTCACGCCGTATTCCATTCTCACCGATCCAGAAGGAAACAAAAGAGGTTGTACACTCATGTTCCCGGTGTACGCGTTTCTCGATCCCGGATACACCTATTTCATGTCTGATAAACTGGCTCTGTCAACTGGAGTTGATGCGCTTTCCCACGCGGTCGAGGGATTCCTCTCCAGAAAGAGCACACCGCCCTCTGATGCCCTCGCGATCGAAGCCATGAAGATAATACACAGGAATTTACCGAAGGCCATTGAAGGAAACAGAGAAGCCAGAAAGAAGATGTTCGTGGCCTCCTGCCTTGCTGGAATGGTGATTGCGCAAACTGGAACCACATTGGCGCACGCTCTGGGTTATCCTCTGACAGTGGAGAAGGGAATAAAACACGGAAAGGCGACAGGTATGGTGCTCCCGTTTGTCATGGAAGTAATGAAAGAAGAAATTCCAGAAAAAGTGACCACGGTGAACCACATATTCGGTGGCAGTCTTTTGAGATTTCTGAAAGAGCTTGGGCTTTATGAAAAAGTAACAGTCTCCTCTGAAGAACTGGAGAAGTGGGTCGAAAAGGGTTCCAAAGCGAAACACTTGACCAACACACCTGGTACTTTCACTCCCGAGAAGATCAGAAACATATACAGGGAGGCCCTCGGGGTGTGA
- a CDS encoding NAD(P)H-hydrate dehydratase has protein sequence MRGEKVRVATAQEMKEIDELTIKEYGVDSRILMERAGISVVLAMEEELGNLSDYRFLVLCGGGNNGGDGFVVARNLLGTAKDVLVVSLGKKKTPDCEYNYGLYKKFGGKGVEQFKPSILNEFDVVVDAIFGTGLRGEITGEYAEIINLVNKSGKIVVSVDVPSGIDSNTGKVLGTAVKADLTVTFGVPKIGHILFPGRDLTGKLKVANIGHPVHLIDSINRYVITREMVRSLLPERPRDSHKGTYGKVLIIAGSRLYSGAPVLSGMGSLKVGTGLVKLAVPFPQSLIATSRFPELISVPIDTEKGFFSLQNLQECLELSKDVDVVAIGPGLGNNEHVREFVNEFLKTLEKPAVIDADAINVLDISVLKERKSPAVLTPHPGEMARLVKKTVGDVKYNYELAEEFSKENGCVLVLKSATTIVTDGVRTLFNITGNTGLSKGGSGDVLTGMIAGFMAQGLSPLEASTVSVYLHGFAAELFEQDERGLTASELLRLIPEAIRRLKE, from the coding sequence ATGAGAGGTGAGAAAGTGAGAGTGGCAACCGCTCAAGAGATGAAAGAGATCGACGAATTAACGATAAAAGAATACGGCGTGGATTCGAGAATCCTCATGGAACGAGCAGGGATTTCTGTTGTTCTCGCGATGGAAGAAGAACTTGGGAATCTTTCTGATTACAGATTCCTGGTTCTTTGCGGGGGAGGAAACAATGGAGGAGACGGCTTTGTCGTAGCCAGAAATCTCCTCGGTACGGCGAAAGATGTTCTGGTTGTCTCTCTTGGAAAGAAAAAAACTCCCGATTGTGAATACAATTACGGTCTTTACAAAAAGTTTGGAGGAAAAGGGGTGGAACAATTCAAACCCTCTATTCTGAACGAATTCGATGTGGTGGTTGACGCCATTTTTGGAACGGGCCTGAGAGGAGAAATCACGGGAGAGTACGCTGAGATAATAAATCTCGTGAATAAATCGGGAAAAATAGTTGTTTCCGTTGACGTTCCATCGGGAATAGATTCGAACACGGGGAAGGTTCTTGGAACAGCGGTGAAAGCGGATCTCACGGTTACCTTTGGAGTTCCCAAAATAGGTCACATCCTCTTTCCAGGAAGAGATCTCACAGGAAAGCTCAAAGTCGCCAACATAGGTCATCCTGTTCATCTGATCGATTCGATCAATCGATACGTGATAACACGGGAAATGGTTCGTTCCCTTCTGCCGGAAAGACCCAGAGATTCCCACAAGGGAACCTACGGAAAAGTGCTGATAATAGCAGGGTCCAGACTGTACTCTGGAGCTCCCGTTCTCTCTGGAATGGGATCCTTGAAAGTGGGAACGGGTCTTGTGAAGCTCGCAGTTCCTTTTCCACAGAGTTTGATCGCTACTTCGAGATTTCCAGAACTCATTTCCGTTCCCATAGATACAGAAAAAGGCTTCTTCAGCCTGCAGAATCTTCAGGAATGTCTGGAGCTATCAAAAGACGTGGATGTGGTAGCCATCGGGCCGGGTCTTGGAAACAATGAACACGTGAGGGAGTTTGTCAACGAGTTTTTGAAAACACTCGAAAAACCGGCTGTCATCGATGCCGATGCCATCAACGTTCTGGATATCTCTGTTCTGAAGGAGAGAAAATCCCCTGCGGTACTAACCCCACATCCTGGGGAGATGGCAAGACTCGTGAAAAAAACTGTTGGGGACGTCAAGTACAATTACGAACTGGCAGAGGAGTTCTCAAAGGAGAACGGTTGCGTGTTGGTTTTGAAATCTGCTACCACCATTGTAACGGACGGTGTGAGAACTCTGTTCAATATAACGGGAAACACGGGCCTCTCAAAGGGAGGAAGCGGAGATGTTCTGACAGGAATGATAGCCGGCTTTATGGCACAGGGACTTTCCCCTCTCGAAGCTTCCACGGTTTCTGTGTATCTACACGGTTTTGCCGCGGAGCTTTTTGAACAGGATGAAAGAGGGCTCACCGCTTCCGAGTTACTGCGCCTCATACCTGAGGCTATAAGGAGGTTGAAAGAATGA
- a CDS encoding tetratricopeptide repeat protein yields the protein MNILEKIVRDLISEKRITEARNLLSLFSEEFPHLELEVEYAARNWKAVKRLYENLPDELKEKYREYYEYATNQLNIDYSKETEEALKEIERKNFQGAASILESIVKDYPELVEVIALRYKLALQRNEKRAIEKYRKLLLSLDRTHPALIETRVSSRKIGVFEVFTLSLLVALLVTTILAFYTLPSRIEVNVPSSESTVNIKPIEQRIEDVLSNIFAITENLGRINDSLDKNFTDLQENMSPISENIESLKEALTNLESRLSKIESAIAKTSNKEPSVSVVYVPEREDRIERAKSLWFLGYMFYLRRDYDEAINRFEIAIKEIGEDNVYFKDDVYYYRALCYYYKGDTSTARSLFEEFIKFFPDSEYADDAEYFLKRL from the coding sequence ATGAACATTCTGGAAAAAATCGTGAGGGATCTCATCAGTGAGAAAAGAATCACCGAGGCGAGAAATCTGCTTTCTCTCTTTTCAGAAGAGTTTCCTCATCTTGAACTGGAAGTGGAGTACGCTGCCAGGAACTGGAAGGCTGTGAAAAGGCTCTATGAAAACTTGCCGGATGAACTCAAGGAGAAATACAGAGAATATTACGAGTACGCGACAAACCAGCTGAATATAGACTATTCGAAAGAAACAGAAGAAGCCCTCAAAGAAATAGAACGAAAGAATTTTCAGGGAGCTGCCTCCATACTCGAATCGATCGTCAAGGATTACCCCGAACTCGTGGAAGTAATAGCTCTGAGATACAAACTCGCCCTCCAGAGAAACGAGAAGAGAGCGATTGAAAAGTATCGAAAGCTTCTTTTAAGCCTTGACAGAACGCACCCTGCTCTGATCGAAACCAGAGTTTCCTCTCGAAAGATAGGTGTTTTCGAAGTGTTCACACTTTCTCTTTTGGTTGCACTTCTTGTCACAACAATACTCGCTTTTTACACCCTTCCCTCCCGCATCGAGGTAAACGTGCCATCTTCTGAAAGCACGGTAAATATTAAACCCATCGAACAGCGTATCGAAGATGTCTTGTCGAACATCTTTGCCATCACGGAAAATCTGGGAAGGATAAACGATTCCCTTGATAAGAATTTCACTGACTTGCAGGAGAATATGAGTCCCATTTCTGAGAATATTGAATCTCTTAAAGAGGCTCTCACGAACCTGGAATCCAGACTCTCCAAGATTGAATCCGCTATAGCAAAGACTTCGAACAAAGAACCTTCAGTGTCCGTTGTTTACGTTCCCGAACGGGAAGATCGAATAGAGAGGGCAAAGAGTCTGTGGTTTCTGGGATACATGTTCTACCTGAGAAGGGACTACGATGAAGCCATAAATAGGTTTGAAATCGCCATAAAGGAAATTGGAGAAGACAACGTCTATTTCAAAGATGACGTTTACTATTACAGGGCTTTGTGTTACTACTACAAAGGCGATACATCGACTGCTCGTTCGCTCTTCGAGGAGTTCATAAAATTCTTCCCAGATAGTGAGTACGCGGACGACGCCGAGTACTTTTTGAAGAGGCTGTGA
- a CDS encoding radical SAM protein, whose protein sequence is MKSELFYKKLERCDLCPRNCGVNRLKGEKGACGVANSPVVSSWGPHFGEERILVGRGGSGTVFFTYCNLKCVYCQNYEISQLGIGKEITVEDLLRIFTELQDMGVENLNLVTPTHQIPFIVDAFERMEKEIPVVYNCGGYESVDTIISLEGFVDIYMPDFKYSDPELGEKLSGVKDYPRFALEALKVMIDQMGEPVIRNGVMKKGVLVRHLVLPGFLEDSFGVIDLLSTLEPKPLVNIMAQFYPAYRAKEYGLDRFVTRDEYLKVVEYAKKKKLNLIEVERWLMWL, encoded by the coding sequence GTGAAGAGTGAACTTTTCTACAAGAAGCTTGAAAGGTGTGACCTCTGCCCCAGAAATTGTGGAGTGAACAGACTCAAAGGGGAGAAAGGGGCCTGCGGGGTAGCAAACTCTCCCGTCGTTTCTTCCTGGGGGCCTCACTTTGGAGAGGAAAGAATACTCGTTGGCCGCGGTGGAAGCGGAACCGTCTTTTTCACCTATTGCAATCTCAAATGTGTCTACTGTCAGAACTATGAAATCAGTCAGCTTGGTATAGGAAAAGAAATCACTGTTGAAGATCTTCTGAGGATATTCACGGAACTTCAGGACATGGGTGTGGAAAATCTCAACCTGGTGACTCCCACTCACCAGATACCTTTCATTGTCGATGCCTTCGAGAGAATGGAGAAAGAAATTCCTGTTGTTTACAACTGTGGAGGATACGAATCTGTCGATACCATAATTTCTCTTGAAGGGTTTGTCGATATCTATATGCCAGACTTCAAGTACAGCGATCCCGAACTTGGAGAAAAGCTCTCTGGTGTGAAAGACTATCCAAGATTCGCCCTGGAAGCTCTGAAGGTTATGATCGATCAGATGGGAGAACCGGTGATAAGAAATGGTGTTATGAAAAAAGGAGTTCTTGTGAGACACCTCGTTCTTCCCGGTTTCCTTGAAGACAGTTTCGGTGTGATCGATCTGCTTTCAACGCTGGAGCCGAAACCACTTGTGAACATCATGGCGCAGTTCTACCCAGCGTACAGAGCGAAAGAATATGGACTCGATAGGTTTGTCACCAGAGACGAATATCTAAAAGTTGTGGAATACGCGAAGAAGAAAAAACTGAATCTCATAGAAGTAGAGAGGTGGCTGATGTGGTTGTAA